One bacterium DNA window includes the following coding sequences:
- the infA gene encoding translation initiation factor IF-1, whose product MGKEEAIEVRGKVVDSLPNTMFRVELENGHKVLAHLGGKMRMRYIKILSGDEVSVELSPYDLTRGRIIYRFK is encoded by the coding sequence GTGGGTAAAGAAGAAGCAATAGAAGTAAGGGGCAAAGTAGTAGATTCATTACCCAACACAATGTTTAGAGTAGAGTTAGAAAATGGGCATAAAGTGCTGGCTCATCTTGGCGGTAAGATGAGAATGCGATATATAAAAATTCTTTCAGGAGATGAAGTAAGTGTTGAGCTTTCTCCTTATGATTTAACAAGAGGACGAATCATATACAGGTTTAAATAA
- the rpsM gene encoding 30S ribosomal protein S13 translates to MARIHGVDLPKDKKVVIGLTYIYGIGRALSIKILKIVNVSPDKRVKDLTEDEISKIASIMQEGYEIEGPLRRNVASHIRRLIDIGSYRGTRHRKNLPLRGQRTRTNARTRKGPRRIVMRARQKESKPAVGSK, encoded by the coding sequence ATGGCTAGAATTCATGGTGTAGATTTACCAAAAGATAAGAAAGTCGTAATAGGATTAACATATATTTATGGTATAGGTAGGGCGTTATCCATAAAGATTCTGAAGATTGTGAATGTTTCTCCAGACAAGCGAGTGAAAGATTTAACAGAAGATGAAATAAGTAAGATTGCCTCTATAATGCAGGAAGGTTATGAAATAGAAGGTCCCTTGCGTCGCAATGTGGCTTCCCATATTAGAAGGTTGATTGATATAGGCTCATACAGAGGCACAAGACATCGTAAAAATTTGCCGCTTAGAGGCCAAAGAACGAGGACCAATGCAAGAACTAGAAAGGGTCCAAGAAGGATAGTAATGAGAGCTAGACAAAAGGAGTCTAAACCTGCTGTTGGGAGCAAATAA
- the rpsK gene encoding 30S ribosomal protein S11 encodes MANVKKKAKKSGKKVTKNVPSGIVYIQATFNNTIVTITDLSGNVVSWASAGSSGFSGSRKSTPFAAQVTAGAAAQKAIAYGMRQVEVYVKGPGSGRETAIRALQSAGLGINSIKDVTPIPHNGCRPPKRRRV; translated from the coding sequence ATGGCTAATGTGAAGAAAAAGGCTAAGAAGTCTGGTAAGAAAGTAACTAAAAATGTTCCTTCTGGTATTGTTTATATTCAGGCAACATTTAATAATACAATAGTTACTATAACAGATCTTTCAGGTAATGTTGTATCATGGGCAAGCGCTGGGAGCAGTGGCTTTTCAGGTTCAAGAAAAAGCACGCCGTTTGCAGCGCAAGTAACTGCTGGAGCAGCTGCACAGAAGGCTATTGCGTATGGAATGAGACAGGTTGAGGTTTATGTAAAAGGACCTGGAAGTGGTAGAGAAACAGCAATAAGGGCTCTCCAGTCAGCAGGATTAGGAATAAATTCAATAAAAGATGTAACGCCTATACCACATAATGGGTGCAGGCCGCCTAAAAGAAGAAGAGTCTAA
- a CDS encoding adenylate kinase: MHIILLGAPGVGKGTLAKMIARKFDILHLSTGDILRDNVNKKTYVGNQAKEYMDNGKLVPDDIMIQMVKGRVLEEDCKTGFILDGFPRTIKQAEALKLIFDKLNIVVDAILNLKASQEIIIERLSGRRTCKNCGAIYHIKNIPSKVEDKCDKCANRLYQRDDDKKDIVKERLMVYKTQTKKLISYYEKQDSFCEIDANKKAGEMFVEVCNCLERVSKSG; this comes from the coding sequence ATGCATATAATTCTATTAGGGGCTCCAGGAGTAGGTAAAGGAACACTAGCTAAAATGATTGCGAGAAAATTTGATATACTTCATCTATCTACAGGGGATATTCTTAGAGATAATGTTAATAAGAAAACTTATGTGGGAAATCAAGCTAAAGAGTATATGGATAATGGAAAACTGGTTCCCGATGATATTATGATACAAATGGTAAAAGGAAGAGTTCTTGAAGAAGATTGTAAAACTGGTTTTATATTAGATGGGTTCCCCAGGACTATAAAACAAGCCGAGGCATTGAAATTGATATTCGATAAACTTAATATAGTTGTTGACGCGATTCTTAATTTAAAAGCATCTCAAGAGATAATTATAGAAAGGCTTTCTGGGAGAAGGACGTGTAAGAATTGCGGGGCAATTTATCATATTAAGAATATTCCTTCCAAGGTTGAGGACAAGTGTGACAAATGTGCTAATAGGTTGTATCAGCGTGATGATGATAAAAAAGATATTGTGAAAGAGAGATTGATGGTGTATAAGACACAAACAAAAAAATTAATTTCATATTATGAAAAGCAAGATTCATTCTGTGAAATTGATGCTAATAAGAAAGCTGGTGAAATGTTCGTAGAAGTCTGTAACTGCTTAGAAAGAGTGAGTAAAAGTGGGTAA
- the rpmJ gene encoding 50S ribosomal protein L36 produces MKVRVSVKRICDQCKVVKRGRVLRIICKNPKHKQRQK; encoded by the coding sequence ATGAAAGTAAGAGTTTCAGTTAAGAGAATATGTGATCAGTGCAAGGTAGTAAAAAGAGGTCGTGTTCTTAGGATTATTTGTAAGAATCCAAAACATAAGCAGAGACAGAAGTAG